The following are from one region of the Staphylococcus schleiferi genome:
- a CDS encoding YlaN family protein — translation MSKQQHMSNVAYEQLNKDAERILQLIKVQIDNLTLPQCPLYEEVLDTQMYGLQKEVDFAVNLGLVSEEDGKKLMLRLEKELSKLHEAFTRV, via the coding sequence ATGAGTAAGCAACAACATATGAGCAATGTTGCATATGAACAGTTGAATAAAGACGCAGAACGTATTTTGCAACTAATTAAAGTTCAAATAGATAATTTAACATTACCTCAATGTCCTTTATATGAGGAAGTTTTAGATACACAAATGTACGGCTTACAAAAAGAAGTTGATTTTGCAGTCAATCTTGGCCTTGTGAGTGAAGAAGATGGCAAAAAGCTAATGTTACGTTTAGAAAAAGAGTTATCAAAATTACACGAAGCATTTACACGTGTCTAA
- a CDS encoding DUF2197 domain-containing protein, with protein sequence MWKVKCVICDTEVLLDEHTRLATRLKNNPIKTFMCDECKSRLDTPKQRPISSPHTQSYHSK encoded by the coding sequence TTGTGGAAAGTGAAATGTGTGATATGTGATACTGAAGTTTTATTGGATGAGCATACACGTTTAGCAACACGATTGAAGAACAATCCAATTAAAACATTTATGTGCGATGAATGTAAAAGTCGCTTAGATACACCTAAACAACGACCAATTTCATCACCTCACACGCAATCTTATCATTCAAAATGA
- a CDS encoding transposase has product MQKDYNMSQLTLPIETSILIPDNDLSQHVNDIVESIPDIEFEGFKHHRGSTAYHPKMMLKIILYAYTQSVFSGRKIERLLHDSLRMMWLSQRQTPSYKTINRSACPLRNQCMKSNSKANKKIMRNYNWEYFKAQINQKLSKPETQKIYNQRKIDVEPVFRFMKAILVFNRMSVRGINKVKREFGFVLMALNLRKLVASSAAKLMIKGKNPRFFVFYENLGFHRFLRQFCLKLLFSF; this is encoded by the coding sequence ATGCAAAAAGATTATAATATGTCTCAATTAACTCTACCAATAGAAACATCTATTTTAATTCCTGATAATGATTTATCCCAACATGTCAATGATATCGTTGAATCAATACCAGATATTGAATTCGAGGGATTCAAACACCATCGTGGTTCGACTGCTTACCATCCTAAAATGATGTTAAAAATCATTCTATATGCCTACACACAATCTGTTTTCTCTGGACGTAAGATCGAAAGATTACTTCATGATAGTCTTCGCATGATGTGGCTTTCTCAACGTCAAACACCTTCCTATAAAACCATCAACCGTTCAGCTTGTCCACTTCGAAATCAGTGTATGAAATCTAATTCAAAAGCAAATAAAAAAATCATGAGAAATTATAATTGGGAGTACTTTAAAGCTCAAATTAATCAAAAGCTTTCTAAACCAGAAACACAAAAAATCTACAATCAAAGAAAAATTGATGTAGAACCCGTTTTTAGATTTATGAAAGCTATTTTGGTGTTCAATCGAATGTCCGTGCGGGGGATAAATAAGGTCAAACGAGAGTTTGGCTTTGTCCTCATGGCATTAAATTTAAGGAAATTAGTCGCATCTAGTGCGGCTAAACTGATGATAAAAGGAAAAAATCCGAGATTTTTCGTTTTTTACGAAAACCTCGGATTTCATCGATTCCTGAGACAATTTTGTCTCAAGCTCTTGTTTTCATTTTGA
- a CDS encoding NADH-dependent flavin oxidoreductase codes for MEQKFEPLFESLKLPNGSTLRNRFVLAPLTHTLSNDDGTTSSTELGYIEPRAKDVGLAISAASYINIEGKAFPGEPSVSKKEDLPGLKELACTMKKGGAKAVIQIHHGGAKALPELVPNGDVKAPSALSTGGFGHKEPHEVRAMTVEEIQQAIVDYGKAASLAIEAGFDGVEIHGANHYLIHQFVSPFYNRREDEWGEPLRFPMAVVNEVLRVVNEEAPDDFIVGYRFSPEEAEDPGISMELTQRLVSELIEKPLDYLHVSLMDIHSVTREGKYKGQKRIDLLLDWINNRMPLIGVGAIFTADDAVNALNTGVPLVCLGRELLFDPAYISKIKSGQTDEIISYFDPEREDKHQLPERLWEAFASGFYPYPKKEEA; via the coding sequence ATGGAGCAAAAGTTTGAGCCATTATTCGAGTCACTAAAATTACCTAACGGAAGCACATTAAGAAATCGTTTTGTCTTAGCACCGTTAACACATACATTGTCAAATGATGATGGGACAACGTCTTCTACAGAGTTAGGTTATATTGAACCTCGAGCTAAAGATGTAGGCTTAGCTATTTCAGCTGCAAGCTATATCAACATTGAAGGTAAAGCATTTCCAGGTGAACCATCAGTGTCGAAAAAAGAAGACTTACCTGGATTGAAAGAACTTGCGTGTACAATGAAAAAAGGAGGCGCTAAAGCAGTCATCCAAATTCACCACGGGGGCGCTAAAGCTTTGCCAGAATTAGTTCCTAATGGCGATGTGAAAGCACCTAGTGCACTTTCAACAGGTGGTTTTGGTCACAAAGAGCCACACGAAGTCCGTGCGATGACTGTTGAAGAAATTCAACAAGCAATTGTTGATTATGGTAAAGCAGCTTCGCTAGCTATTGAAGCTGGATTTGATGGCGTTGAAATTCATGGTGCGAATCACTATCTCATTCATCAGTTTGTATCTCCATTTTATAATCGTCGAGAAGATGAGTGGGGCGAGCCTCTTCGTTTTCCTATGGCTGTAGTTAATGAAGTATTACGTGTCGTTAATGAAGAAGCACCAGATGACTTTATTGTAGGTTATCGTTTTTCACCAGAGGAAGCGGAAGACCCAGGAATTTCAATGGAACTTACACAACGCTTAGTGAGTGAGTTAATTGAAAAACCACTTGATTATCTCCACGTTTCACTGATGGATATTCACTCAGTAACACGCGAAGGTAAGTATAAAGGTCAAAAACGTATCGACTTATTACTTGATTGGATTAACAATCGTATGCCATTAATTGGTGTCGGCGCCATCTTTACTGCTGATGATGCGGTAAATGCGTTGAATACAGGCGTTCCGTTAGTATGCCTTGGACGTGAATTATTATTCGATCCAGCATATATTTCTAAAATTAAATCTGGTCAAACGGACGAAATCATTTCATATTTCGATCCAGAACGTGAAGATAAACACCAATTACCTGAGAGATTATGGGAAGCATTTGCTTCAGGTTTTTACCCATATCCTAAAAAAGAAGAAGCTTAA
- the typA gene encoding translational GTPase TypA, whose amino-acid sequence MTKFREDVRNIAIIAHVDHGKTTLVDELLKQSGIFRENEHVEERAMDSNDLERERGITILAKNTAVNYKDTRINILDTPGHADFGGEVERIMKMVDGVVLVVDAYEGTMPQTRFVLKKALEQNLKPVVVVNKIDKPSARPEGVVDEVLDLFIELDANDDQLEFPVVYASAINGTASLDPEKQDENMQSLYETILEYIPAPVDNRDEPLQFQPALLDYNDYVGRIGIGRVFRGTMRVGESVSLLKLDGSVKNFRVTKIFGYFGLKREEIQEAYAGDLIAVSGMEDINVGETITPQDHQDALPVLRIDEPTLEMTFKVNNSPFAGREGQFVTARQIQERLDNQLETDVSLKVTPTDSPDAWTVAGRGELHLSILIENMRREGFELQVSKPQVILKDIDGVLHEPFERVQAEVPEEYSGAVIESLGQRKGEMVDMVTTDNGLTRLIFNVPARGLIGYTTEFMSMTRGYGIINHTFDEFRPRIKGRIGGRRNGVLVSMDQGSASEYAILGLEDRGINFMEPGTDVYEGMIVGQNNRENDLTVNITKVKHQTNVRSATKDQTETMKKPRKLSLEEALEFINDDELVEVTPENVRLRKKILNKGQREKEAKRIKQMMESEEN is encoded by the coding sequence ATGACAAAATTTAGAGAAGATGTTCGTAACATTGCGATTATCGCTCACGTAGACCATGGTAAAACGACATTGGTTGATGAACTATTAAAACAATCTGGTATTTTTCGTGAGAATGAGCATGTTGAAGAACGTGCGATGGATTCTAATGACTTAGAAAGAGAACGTGGGATCACAATATTAGCGAAAAATACAGCAGTTAACTATAAAGACACACGTATTAATATTTTAGATACACCTGGGCATGCTGACTTCGGAGGAGAAGTTGAGCGTATTATGAAAATGGTAGACGGTGTTGTTTTAGTTGTAGATGCCTATGAGGGAACAATGCCACAAACACGATTTGTTTTGAAAAAGGCATTAGAACAAAACTTGAAACCTGTTGTTGTTGTGAATAAAATTGATAAACCTTCAGCACGTCCTGAGGGAGTAGTGGATGAAGTTTTAGATTTATTCATTGAACTTGATGCAAATGATGACCAACTTGAGTTTCCTGTTGTCTATGCTTCAGCGATTAATGGTACTGCAAGCCTTGATCCTGAAAAACAAGATGAAAACATGCAAAGCTTATATGAAACGATTTTAGAATATATTCCAGCACCAGTTGATAATCGTGACGAGCCTTTACAATTCCAACCTGCATTGCTTGATTATAATGACTATGTAGGGCGTATTGGAATAGGGCGCGTATTTAGAGGGACAATGCGTGTTGGTGAAAGCGTATCATTATTAAAATTAGATGGATCAGTTAAAAATTTCCGTGTGACTAAAATATTTGGTTATTTTGGTTTAAAACGAGAAGAAATTCAAGAAGCCTATGCAGGTGATTTGATTGCTGTCTCAGGTATGGAAGACATTAACGTAGGTGAAACAATCACACCACAAGATCATCAAGATGCATTACCTGTATTACGTATTGATGAACCAACACTTGAAATGACTTTTAAAGTGAATAATTCACCGTTTGCGGGTAGAGAAGGTCAATTTGTAACAGCACGACAAATTCAAGAGCGCTTAGACAACCAACTTGAAACAGACGTATCATTGAAAGTTACACCAACAGACTCACCAGATGCATGGACAGTTGCAGGACGTGGGGAGCTTCACTTATCAATTTTAATCGAAAATATGAGACGTGAAGGTTTTGAATTACAAGTTTCAAAACCACAAGTTATTTTAAAAGATATTGATGGTGTGTTACATGAACCATTTGAACGCGTTCAAGCTGAAGTGCCAGAAGAATATTCAGGTGCAGTGATTGAGTCTTTAGGACAACGTAAAGGTGAAATGGTGGATATGGTAACGACAGATAATGGATTGACACGTCTAATCTTTAACGTGCCTGCGCGTGGATTAATTGGTTATACAACTGAATTCATGTCTATGACACGTGGTTACGGTATCATTAACCATACATTTGATGAGTTTAGACCTCGTATTAAAGGTCGTATTGGTGGACGTCGTAACGGTGTGTTAGTTTCTATGGACCAAGGATCTGCAAGTGAATATGCGATTTTAGGTTTAGAAGACCGTGGTATTAACTTTATGGAACCTGGAACAGATGTATACGAAGGAATGATTGTAGGTCAAAATAACAGAGAAAATGATTTGACTGTCAATATTACTAAAGTTAAACATCAAACTAACGTACGTTCTGCGACAAAAGACCAAACAGAAACAATGAAAAAACCTCGTAAGTTATCGTTAGAAGAAGCGTTAGAATTTATTAACGATGATGAATTGGTAGAGGTAACACCTGAAAACGTGAGATTGAGAAAGAAAATTTTAAATAAAGGTCAACGTGAAAAAGAAGCTAAACGTATTAAACAAATGATGGAATCAGAAGAAAATTAA
- a CDS encoding DUF5325 family protein has product MKMKKSQSIFLLLSILAIFFLTMFSFAIAATNVFWMIVTFILMVATFGVGFSLKKKYRENDWL; this is encoded by the coding sequence ATTAAGATGAAAAAATCTCAATCAATTTTTTTATTGCTATCAATTCTTGCAATTTTCTTTTTAACCATGTTTAGCTTTGCAATCGCTGCAACCAATGTATTTTGGATGATCGTCACATTTATTTTAATGGTAGCAACGTTTGGTGTAGGCTTTTCATTAAAAAAGAAATACCGTGAAAACGATTGGCTATAA
- a CDS encoding inositol monophosphatase family protein, which produces MHLYDFAKSLVLEAGNNIRKKMGDTLAIEAKSNPNDLVTNVDKETEQFIVSQIQESYPNHRIIGEEGHGHDIETTEGIVWVIDPIDGTLNFIHQSENFAISIGIFKEGKPYAGFVYDVMRDVLYHAKAGKGALMNEEPLPLLEDTVVSESIIGMNPNWLTKPKLGTMLEPIVSDSRSARAYGSAALEIVYVATGQLAAYMTPRLQPWDYAGGIIILEEVDGIATNFLGEPLAMTHPNSVLVGNKKVHTAIRQDYLRQHDETLIALHEKLKHK; this is translated from the coding sequence ATGCATTTATATGATTTTGCGAAAAGTTTAGTTTTAGAAGCAGGAAATAATATTAGAAAAAAGATGGGTGACACACTTGCAATTGAAGCTAAGTCGAACCCCAATGATTTAGTAACGAATGTAGATAAAGAGACAGAACAGTTTATTGTGAGTCAAATCCAAGAGAGCTACCCAAATCATCGCATTATTGGTGAAGAAGGCCACGGCCATGACATTGAAACGACTGAAGGCATTGTCTGGGTGATTGACCCGATTGATGGTACGTTAAACTTTATTCATCAAAGTGAAAACTTTGCAATATCAATAGGTATCTTTAAAGAAGGGAAGCCTTATGCAGGGTTTGTCTATGATGTGATGAGAGATGTACTTTACCATGCCAAAGCTGGGAAAGGTGCACTGATGAATGAAGAACCTTTACCTCTTTTAGAGGATACTGTCGTAAGTGAGAGTATTATTGGTATGAATCCAAATTGGCTCACAAAACCTAAATTAGGCACAATGTTAGAACCTATCGTAAGTGACTCAAGAAGTGCACGCGCATATGGATCAGCAGCACTCGAAATTGTTTACGTTGCTACAGGACAGCTTGCTGCATATATGACACCACGTTTACAACCATGGGACTATGCTGGAGGCATCATTATACTAGAAGAAGTGGATGGGATTGCGACAAATTTCTTAGGAGAACCTTTAGCAATGACGCATCCGAATTCTGTTCTCGTAGGAAATAAAAAAGTACACACAGCAATTCGACAGGACTATTTGCGTCAGCATGATGAGACACTCATCGCTTTGCATGAAAAGTTGAAACATAAGTAA
- a CDS encoding YktB family protein, translating to MTKYTFKPKDFKVFEVEGLDARMEALEQQIRPQLHALGDYFTDYLETLTGDTFYAHVAKHARRTVNPPKDTWVAFATNKRGYKMMPHFQIGLFEDHLFVMYGLMHEDKNKAKDVEVFENKLETLLDLPNDFQISLDHTQPDKSRIQDLSKEELQKGIARAKNVKKGEFFVARAIPPQSEHLKTDKVFIAFLEDTFKHLLKFYS from the coding sequence ATGACAAAATATACGTTTAAACCCAAAGATTTTAAAGTCTTTGAAGTAGAAGGTCTAGATGCAAGAATGGAAGCATTAGAACAACAAATTCGACCTCAATTACACGCACTTGGCGACTATTTTACAGATTATCTTGAAACTTTAACTGGTGATACTTTTTATGCACATGTAGCTAAACATGCTAGACGTACGGTCAATCCGCCCAAAGATACTTGGGTCGCTTTCGCAACGAATAAACGTGGTTATAAAATGATGCCCCATTTTCAAATTGGCTTATTCGAAGATCACTTGTTTGTGATGTATGGACTCATGCATGAAGATAAAAACAAAGCTAAAGATGTTGAAGTATTTGAAAACAAATTAGAAACGCTTCTTGATCTGCCTAACGACTTCCAAATATCTTTAGATCATACACAGCCCGATAAATCTCGTATACAAGATTTATCAAAAGAAGAACTTCAAAAAGGTATCGCACGCGCTAAAAATGTTAAAAAGGGCGAGTTTTTTGTAGCACGAGCGATTCCTCCTCAATCTGAGCATTTGAAAACGGATAAAGTATTTATTGCCTTTTTAGAAGACACATTTAAGCATCTTTTAAAATTTTACAGTTAA
- a CDS encoding DUF4064 domain-containing protein translates to MSDQYVYNQHKNDERIVNRNDAKVPFKRTAEKVLTWVGIVLHAIWFVLIIGAIAIFKNPEFQQQIEMTGQDASQLNNINPTSLITFLIPLVVALVAVFLFKKPILAGILLIIAAATGVFLSASLISGILWLIAGIMLLVRKPKNGNYIYQNPEHRSQQYQENPQDVEAQRHQERQNVVHEPQDREVNQNQTQHAENSGDQYQNNRDESLKRLDDLDRDDK, encoded by the coding sequence ATGTCAGATCAATACGTTTATAATCAGCATAAAAATGATGAACGCATCGTCAACAGAAATGATGCAAAAGTACCATTCAAGCGTACAGCAGAGAAAGTTTTAACGTGGGTAGGAATTGTTCTACACGCAATTTGGTTCGTTTTAATTATTGGTGCGATTGCTATTTTTAAAAATCCAGAATTTCAACAACAAATTGAGATGACGGGTCAAGATGCGTCTCAATTGAATAATATTAACCCAACTTCATTGATTACTTTTCTTATTCCTTTAGTTGTTGCGCTAGTGGCCGTATTCTTGTTTAAAAAGCCTATTTTAGCAGGGATATTACTAATTATAGCTGCTGCAACAGGTGTATTTTTAAGCGCAAGTTTGATTTCAGGAATTTTGTGGTTAATTGCAGGTATTATGTTACTTGTCCGCAAGCCAAAAAATGGAAACTACATTTATCAAAATCCTGAACACCGCTCACAACAATATCAAGAAAATCCTCAAGATGTGGAAGCCCAACGTCATCAGGAGAGACAAAATGTTGTACATGAACCACAAGATAGAGAAGTTAATCAAAACCAAACGCAACATGCAGAAAATAGCGGAGATCAGTATCAAAATAATAGAGATGAATCACTAAAAAGATTAGATGATTTAGATCGAGATGATAAATAA
- the auxB gene encoding lipoteichoic acid stability factor AuxB, giving the protein MTGEAYTQISRPVNRLAEKILGWLSWILLLGATVVAMFFGLVLFSNENSIQKLENGVANNATLQDFLASNNLNATQLVIMLQNGVWAFIVYLIVCLLISFLALISMNHRIVSGLLFLLVAIITLPLFFILVPLFFFIVALMMFGRKEKYELVPMYQDMGGYPSYRENTYDEDEGDLPHTQSTHFNAEKEDTHVENEGPSDDEPVVLSRSAKYNHKPIKKNEVEQSTHDINDAEDDTLIYDSRTMSHQAEPEQDVKNDVTTSEEYDEDDTVTSPEALKAQRKQEKAELKAQRKEEKKARKAHEKEQRKHRVSASTQRRQNYDNRLKLQQDRPKQSAEDSEQEDEKQ; this is encoded by the coding sequence ATGACTGGAGAAGCATATACACAAATCAGTCGTCCTGTAAATCGTCTTGCTGAGAAGATTCTTGGCTGGTTGAGTTGGATATTATTATTAGGTGCTACAGTTGTGGCGATGTTTTTTGGCTTGGTTCTCTTTAGTAACGAGAATTCAATTCAAAAACTAGAAAATGGGGTTGCCAATAATGCCACTTTGCAAGATTTTTTAGCAAGTAATAATTTAAATGCAACCCAACTTGTGATTATGTTACAGAACGGTGTATGGGCATTTATCGTATATTTGATCGTATGTCTATTGATTTCATTCCTAGCATTGATTTCAATGAATCATCGTATTGTATCAGGACTGCTATTTTTGTTAGTAGCGATTATTACATTACCATTATTTTTTATTTTAGTTCCATTATTCTTTTTTATTGTTGCGCTAATGATGTTTGGAAGAAAAGAAAAATATGAACTTGTACCTATGTACCAAGACATGGGCGGCTATCCATCATATAGAGAGAATACGTATGATGAAGATGAGGGAGATCTGCCTCATACGCAATCGACACACTTCAATGCGGAAAAAGAGGACACGCATGTTGAAAACGAGGGGCCATCTGATGATGAACCAGTTGTATTATCACGGTCTGCAAAGTATAATCATAAGCCGATTAAGAAAAATGAGGTTGAACAATCAACACATGATATCAATGATGCAGAAGATGACACACTCATTTATGATAGTCGTACAATGTCTCACCAAGCTGAGCCTGAACAAGATGTGAAAAATGATGTAACGACTTCAGAAGAATATGACGAGGATGATACGGTTACATCACCTGAAGCGCTTAAAGCACAACGTAAGCAAGAGAAAGCAGAACTCAAAGCACAACGTAAAGAAGAGAAAAAAGCACGTAAGGCGCATGAAAAAGAACAAAGAAAGCATAGAGTGAGTGCATCGACACAACGTCGCCAAAATTATGATAATCGTTTGAAATTGCAACAAGATAGACCAAAACAGTCTGCTGAAGACAGCGAGCAAGAAGACGAAAAGCAATAA
- a CDS encoding ABC transporter substrate-binding protein, with protein sequence MKQLIQLIGGALLLGLISLGVGYWINHDEIGGKQQEKLYVYNWGEYIDPEIIQQFEQKTGIQVVYETFDSNEAMEAKIRNGGTHYDVAFPSDYTIEKMRKAHLLRPIDHQKIPNMKHLDPHYMNQPFDPKNTYSIPYFFGTVGILYNKEKYPDIDFNSWNDLKNPRLKNDVLLVDGAREIMGLSLNSLGYSLNDTNETHLESAEQNLKTFSPNIRGVVGDEIKMMLEQHEANVAVIWSGSAAPLFQENDHFDYVVPKEGSNLWFDNMVIPKTAQNVEGAHQFINFLLDPKVSKQNTEWVGYGTPNQTARKLLPKEMSHDHRVYPTREEQKRLEVYKDLGPDVLNEYNERFLNFKMAL encoded by the coding sequence ATGAAACAATTGATACAACTCATTGGGGGCGCACTCTTACTGGGTTTAATCAGTTTGGGTGTCGGGTATTGGATTAACCATGATGAAATTGGTGGCAAGCAACAAGAAAAGCTGTACGTCTATAATTGGGGAGAATATATTGATCCTGAAATAATTCAGCAATTTGAACAGAAAACAGGGATACAAGTGGTTTATGAAACATTTGATTCTAACGAAGCGATGGAGGCAAAAATTCGCAATGGCGGTACGCATTACGATGTGGCCTTTCCGAGTGATTACACGATAGAAAAAATGAGAAAAGCGCATTTATTGCGTCCAATTGATCATCAAAAAATTCCAAACATGAAGCATCTAGACCCACATTATATGAATCAGCCTTTTGATCCTAAAAATACTTATTCGATTCCATATTTCTTTGGGACAGTCGGCATTTTGTATAATAAAGAAAAATATCCTGATATCGATTTTAATAGTTGGAATGATTTAAAAAATCCACGGTTAAAAAATGATGTATTATTGGTGGATGGCGCTCGAGAAATTATGGGTCTATCTCTCAATAGTTTAGGGTATAGTTTAAATGATACGAATGAGACACATTTAGAATCGGCAGAACAAAACTTAAAAACGTTTTCTCCTAATATTCGAGGTGTTGTAGGCGATGAAATTAAAATGATGCTTGAGCAACATGAGGCGAATGTTGCTGTCATTTGGAGCGGTTCGGCAGCACCATTGTTTCAAGAAAACGATCATTTTGACTATGTCGTGCCAAAAGAAGGTTCGAATTTATGGTTTGATAATATGGTCATTCCTAAAACGGCACAAAATGTTGAAGGTGCACATCAATTTATTAACTTTTTGTTGGATCCTAAAGTGAGTAAGCAAAATACTGAATGGGTGGGTTATGGTACACCTAATCAAACGGCTAGAAAATTATTGCCAAAAGAAATGAGTCACGATCATCGTGTTTACCCAACACGAGAAGAGCAAAAACGTCTTGAAGTGTACAAAGATTTAGGGCCAGATGTGTTAAATGAATACAATGAGCGTTTCCTAAATTTCAAAATGGCGTTATGA
- a CDS encoding ABC transporter permease: MKWYGKTYLYTLLVVLYLPIFFLMLYSFNSAGNMTHFEGFTWEHYQALFQNKHLLQVVFNTIAIALLAASIATIIGVFGALLLYQLRNQTLKMSLLTLNNVLMVSSDVVIGASFLIMFTAIGHFTGYGLGFTSVLISHIAFCIPIVVIIVLPKLYEMNDSIMNAARDLGATEFQLLSKVLIPHIMPGIIGGFFMALTYSLDDFTVSFFVTGNGFSVLSVEIYAMARRGVSMEINAISTILFVLIMVGLISYQLIQRHKQKKQSSKRGVTI; the protein is encoded by the coding sequence ATGAAATGGTACGGTAAAACTTATTTGTACACCTTATTAGTCGTTTTGTATTTGCCGATATTCTTTTTAATGTTGTATTCGTTTAATAGTGCGGGGAATATGACGCATTTTGAAGGTTTTACATGGGAACATTATCAAGCTTTATTTCAAAATAAACATCTCTTGCAAGTTGTTTTTAATACAATTGCGATTGCATTATTAGCAGCGAGTATTGCAACTATCATTGGTGTTTTTGGAGCATTGTTGTTGTACCAACTTCGGAATCAAACATTAAAAATGTCGTTGCTCACTTTAAATAACGTTTTAATGGTTTCTTCCGATGTTGTAATAGGGGCTTCATTTTTAATTATGTTTACAGCGATAGGTCATTTTACGGGATATGGATTAGGTTTTACCTCTGTCCTCATCTCACATATTGCCTTTTGTATTCCTATTGTTGTCATTATAGTTTTACCAAAATTATACGAAATGAACGATTCAATTATGAATGCAGCACGTGATTTAGGTGCTACCGAGTTTCAATTATTGAGTAAGGTGCTCATTCCGCATATCATGCCGGGAATTATTGGTGGCTTTTTTATGGCACTAACTTACTCTCTAGATGATTTTACAGTGAGCTTCTTTGTGACAGGTAACGGCTTTAGTGTTTTATCTGTTGAAATCTATGCGATGGCACGACGTGGTGTAAGTATGGAAATTAATGCTATTTCTACGATTTTATTTGTATTGATTATGGTTGGCTTAATCAGCTATCAACTGATACAGCGCCATAAACAGAAGAAGCAATCCAGTAAAAGAGGTGTGACGATATGA
- a CDS encoding ABC transporter permease, which translates to MKHINRWLAIPYLLWMVFFIIIPVVLLLYFSFVNEDGHFTLMNYRQFLTAHYMMMLGESIIYAFIITLICLLVSYPAAYFIQQSKNAATWLLIMIIPTWMNLLLKTYAFIGIFSHDGFINKILMSFHLPAQPILFTAPAFIFVSAYIYIPFMLLPIYNSMKDIPEQLFFAAQDLGANRATVIRKVLLPLTAEGVKTGIQVTFIPALSLFMITRLIAGNKVINIGTAIEEQFLVIQNYGMGSTIAIFLVLFMAFVMVLTRSKQKGGTSK; encoded by the coding sequence ATGAAACACATTAATCGTTGGCTCGCAATTCCTTATTTGCTATGGATGGTTTTCTTCATTATCATACCTGTCGTGTTACTCCTTTATTTTTCATTCGTCAATGAAGATGGACACTTTACTTTGATGAATTATCGTCAATTTTTAACAGCGCATTATATGATGATGCTCGGTGAATCTATTATTTATGCCTTTATCATTACCTTGATTTGTCTTTTAGTCAGTTATCCGGCTGCGTATTTTATTCAACAGTCTAAAAATGCAGCCACTTGGTTGTTGATCATGATTATACCTACATGGATGAATTTACTACTTAAGACATATGCATTTATTGGTATTTTCAGTCATGATGGATTTATCAACAAAATTTTGATGTCCTTTCATCTTCCAGCACAGCCTATACTGTTCACAGCGCCAGCCTTTATCTTTGTTTCGGCATATATTTATATTCCGTTTATGTTACTTCCAATTTATAACAGTATGAAAGATATTCCTGAGCAGCTCTTTTTTGCAGCACAAGACTTAGGTGCAAATCGAGCGACGGTGATTAGAAAAGTTTTATTACCGTTAACGGCTGAAGGTGTGAAAACAGGTATTCAAGTGACTTTTATTCCTGCATTATCTCTATTTATGATTACGAGATTGATTGCCGGTAATAAAGTGATTAATATTGGTACAGCGATTGAAGAACAATTTTTGGTGATACAAAACTATGGTATGGGCTCAACAATTGCAATATTTTTAGTGTTATTCATGGCATTTGTCATGGTATTAACACGAAGTAAGCAAAAAGGGGGCACATCAAAATGA